The window TCGGGAATAATTAGCTCATTAGGTTTCATCCCATGAAGCTTTAACTGCTTTTGTATTAAATGGTTTTTGGCTATTTGCAATTTCTCTTCTTCTATATACCCAGCGATATTAATAATTTCCATACGATCAAGTAAAGCTCTTGGTAAATCATAGGAATTTGCCGTAGCAATAAATACTATATTTGATAAATCATATTCTACTTCTAGATAGTGATCAGCAAAATGCGCATTTTGCTCAGGATCAAGCACTTCCAGTAAAGCTGAAGCAGGATCTCCTCTAAAATCAGCACTCATTTTATCAATTTCATCAAGCAAAAGCACCGGGTTATCTACTTTCGTTTTCTTAATCAAGGTAATAATTTTACCCGGCATAGAACCAAGATAAGTCCTACGATGCCCCCTGATTTCAGCTTCATCTCTAACTCCTCCGAGAGCAAACTTACAGTACTTTCTACCCATTGCTTCAGCAATTGATTTTACCAAAGATGTTTTACCAACCCCAGGAGGGCCTATAAAACAAAGTATTGGTCCTTTAATTTTGCGTGAACGTTTCAAAACAGATAGATATTCAACTATTCTTTCTTTTACTTTCTTAAGTCCGTAATGATCACGATTTAATATCATCTCAGTCTTGTTTATATCGATCGTAGCCTTAGTAGTTTTTCCCCAGGGCATTGAAAGCAAAGTGTCGAGATAATTTCTAACTACCGATGATTCTGCCGACATCTGGTTCATCATCTTAAGTTTTTTTAGTTCTGCATTAGCTTTTTCTCTTGCTTCTTTAGAAAGTTTAAGATTTTTTATTTTTTTATCGAGATCAAAAAAATCAGATCTTTCACTACCACCCTCCATCTCTTGTTGGATGGCTTTCATTTGTTCATTTAAGTAAAATTCCCTCTGAGTTTTTTCAATTTGTTTTTTTACTCTTTGCTGTATTAACTGCTCGGTATCAATTTGCATGGATTCTCGCATGATAATTTCTAGAAGCATTTCTGCTCTTTTTAGAATATCTACCTGCTCAAGCAGACTTTGTTTAAGATCTAGCTTAATTTCTAAATGGGAGGCTATTAAGTTGGTTATATAGCTAGGGTTTTTTTGTTGGTTAAGGATATTTAAAACTTCTAGATTTATTTTCTTATTACCCTTTGCATATTCTTGGAATTCTTCCATTATGTGTGCAGTAGCATTATTTAAAGCTTCCAGGTTATTCACTTCTGAATCAGGAATGATTAAATAGTCAGCGACAAAAATCTCTTTATCTTCAATGTGCACTAATTTTACTCGGTTTGTTACCTCAACAAGAATTTTTGCATTATTATTCGGTAATTTAACCGTTTGGATAATTTTTGCTAATACTCCAATTTTAAATAAATCACTTGTACTTGGATCTTCAATATCTTGTTTTTTTTGAGTAGTTAGAAGAATATGCTGACCGTCTTCTATTTTTTTTGCAGCCAACAAAGCG of the Candidatus Megaera polyxenophila genome contains:
- a CDS encoding lon protease, yielding MSNEKKTLPLLTLRDLIIFPGTIAPVFIGREKSLNALLAAKKIEDGQHILLTTQKKQDIEDPSTSDLFKIGVLAKIIQTVKLPNNNAKILVEVTNRVKLVHIEDKEIFVADYLIIPDSEVNNLEALNNATAHIMEEFQEYAKGNKKINLEVLNILNQQKNPSYITNLIASHLEIKLDLKQSLLEQVDILKRAEMLLEIIMRESMQIDTEQLIQQRVKKQIEKTQREFYLNEQMKAIQQEMEGGSERSDFFDLDKKIKNLKLSKEAREKANAELKKLKMMNQMSAESSVVRNYLDTLLSMPWGKTTKATIDINKTEMILNRDHYGLKKVKERIVEYLSVLKRSRKIKGPILCFIGPPGVGKTSLVKSIAEAMGRKYCKFALGGVRDEAEIRGHRRTYLGSMPGKIITLIKKTKVDNPVLLLDEIDKMSADFRGDPASALLEVLDPEQNAHFADHYLEVEYDLSNIVFIATANSYDLPRALLDRMEIINIAGYIEEEKLQIAKNHLIQKQLKLHGMKPNELIIPDETILELIRYYTKEAGVRALEREIGALARKVLTRILKDKKLKSVTINPSDLEEYLGVKKYRFGLAAEEDQIGSTTGLAYTEVGGDLLTIEAVSFPGKGGVKATGKLGEVMKESADAAYSCFLSRAKQLGLEEKDYKEVDIHIHVPEGAIPKDGPSAGIALYTTIVSLMTKKPVKKTLAMTGEITLRGKVLPIGGLKEKLLAASRGGIKTVLIPIDNVKDLKEIPENIKNTLEIIPVAKIEEVLKNALV